The following is a genomic window from bacterium.
CAAGGCAATCCGCTGGGATGAGCCTGAGGGAAGGATAATCTGCTCAGCCATCAAAAAGGGAATACAGATTCTGTGCGTTCATACCAACCTGGACAAAGCCTGGGGCGGGCCCAACGACCTGCTGGCACAGGCCCTTGGCCTGCAGGATATCCAACCTTTGGGGGGAGGGATCGGCAGGATAGGAGTCTTGCCTCGAGAAATGGAGGTCTTGGAGCTTTGCGGGACTTTGGCTACCAGGCATCCCCAGATTAGGATTGCAGGAGCTGTGGATCTCAAGGTGAGAACTGTGGCGGTCTGCTGCGGAAGTGGTGCCTCCCTATTGGTGGAGGCCAGGCACTGCGGTGCCCAGGTGCTTGTAACCGGAGATGTGAAGTATCACGACGCACGCAGGGCCGAAGCCCTTGGAATTGCATTGGTGGATGCAAGTCACTATGGCACGGAGAAAGCCCTTGTGCCGTGGCTGGCCCAAAGGTTGAGAGAAGCTTCCTCAAAACACAATTGGGGAATATCGGTCTGGTGTTCCCAGGGGCAGCAGGATCCTTTTTGGGAACCTCTGCTTAGTAAGGGTGGGGAGGGGATTTTTTCGGGGGAGGTGTGCTTTGGAGGAACAAACCAAGAGACTGGTGGAGATCCAACAAGTGGATCTTCGCCTGGCCGAGATCCACAGGCTGAGGAATCAGCTTCCCCAAGAGATGGAAAAGCTGATGGCCCAGCTAAAGGCAGAAAGGGATCGTCTTGAGGAGGCCAGAGCAGGGCTTGAGGCTCTGAAGTCCAGGCGCAGAAGTTTGGAACGGGACTTGGAGGCAGGCGGCGAGAGAGTTCGTAAGACCCAGGCCAGGCTCTTTGAGGTCAAGACCAACAAGGAATATCAGGCCCTGCTCAAGGAAATAGAAATGGCCAAAGAAGCCAACAGTGTCCTGGAGGAACAGATCCTGATTTTGATGGAGCAGATGGATGAGGGGGCAAAGAAGCTAAAGGAGCTGGAAAAACAGGTGGCCTCGGCAGAGAGTTCCATATTGAGCCGCCAAAAGGAGATAGAGGCTCGCATTGCCAGCCTGGATTCCGAGGAGGCCAGTGCCCAGAAGGCCAGGCAAAGGGTTGCTGCGGGCATTGACCCCAACTGTATGGTTATATACGAGAGGATTGCACGCAGTCACGGAGGGGTGGGGGTGGCTAGGGTCGATGGCGGGACCTGCCAGGGATGTTTCGTGAGCATCCCTCCTCAGCTCTACAATGAGATCCTAAAAGGGGGCAGCTTGATCCAGTGTCCGTTTTGCCAGAGGTTTCTCTATCATCAGGGTATGGGTGATGAGGTACAGGAGGCCGAGGGTGGACCCTGAATGGGTAGAGGTTTTCGTGGATGGGGCATCCCGAGGGAATCCTGGGCCTGCGGGAATGGGGGTTGTATTCCGAGAGCAAGGCGGCCAGCAGATGCTGGTGCTCAGGAAATACCTGGGAGAGACTACCAACAATGTGGCAGAGTACAGAGCGCTTTTGGCCGCCCTTGAGGAGGCCGCCCGAAGAGGGCTCAGGAGGCTTAGGATTCACACCGATTCCCAGCTCATGGAAAGGCAGCTAAAGGGCGTATACAGGGTACGGCAGCCGCACCTAAAGAATCTCCACGAGCAGGCCTTGAGGGACCTCTCCAGCCTGGAGCAATACGAGATCGTGCACGTGCCCAGGGAATTGAACAAGGAAGCTGATGAAATGGCCAACAGGGCCATAGAGGAACATTTTCGAAGGTGAGGTGAGGGTTTCCAGAGAAGCTGAAGGCCAAAACCATATGTCATATTTGGATGAAGGCCGAAGCGCCCAGTGCGGCCGCCCGCTTAAGTCCCCCCAAGGGGCCGGAGGCGGGAGGAAAGTCCGAGCTCCTCAGGGCAGGGTGCTCCGTAACGCGGAGTCCCGGTGACGGGCAGGAAAGTGCCACAGAAAAGACACCGCCCGCCTGTGGCGGGTAAGGGTGAAAAGGTGAGGTAAGAGCTCACCAGTCCCTCGGGCGACCGAGGGAGCTAGGCAAACCCCACCCGGAGCAAGACCAAATAGGAGGGGCTTCCCGCTTCATGCGGGGAGAATGGGTGGCCCGCCCAACCCTCGGGTATGGTCGCTGGAGGGCCCGGGTAACCGGGCTCCTAGAGGAATGGCCGCAGCCTGTGGGAGGGAAACCTTCCACAGGAACAGAACTCGGCTTACAAGGGCGCTTCGGCCTCTCTCAAGGTCTTATCTTTTGATAGCGTGCCACGGCCCTGACATGCTCCCCTATGGTGCGGGAGAAATGGTGGGTGCCATCCTTCTTGGAAACAAAAAACAGGTAATCGGTATTGGCAGGGAAAAGAGCAGCCCGTATGGATTCCTGTCCTGGGTTGCAGATGGGGCCTGGGGGAAGCCCCCGGAAAACATAAGTGTTGTAAGGATGGGGGACCAGCAGATCGCTCTTTCTGAGGCTTCCGTTATAGTTGTCCAGGCCGTAGATCACAGAAGGATCGCTTTCCAGTTTCATTCCCATCCGAAGCCTCTTGTGAAAGACTCCAGATACCAGGGGCCTTTCATCAGGGGCTGAGGTTTCCTTTTCTATGAGAGAGGCCAGGGTGACTGCCTCAAGTATGTTCCATCCCAAATCAAGCAGCCTGGAATTGAACTCCGGGGCAAAGGCCTTCTGGAAGCGTTTGACCATGGTATGCAAGATATTTTGCTCGGTGGTCCCAGGAGGGAAAAAATATGTGTCGGGAAACAGAAATCCTTCCAGGGAGGTGACCTCAAATCCCAACAATTCAGATGCCCATGCAGGATCCCTGGCCCTTCCAAGAAAAGTCCCGGGATTCACCAAGCCCATAGCTGCCAGCTTCTCGGCCACCTGAGCCAGATTCCATCCTTCCGGAATGGTGACTCTGTACAGCTCTACTCTTCCATTGACCAGCCTATCTAGCAGATCCAGGGCGCACGTGGGGGCCTCCAGACGATAGATTCCCGCTCGGATCCGCTGGGCTTCACCTCTTAGGACCGCCAAGGCCACAAAAGCCCAAGCATTTGTTACGACACCTTCTCTCTCCAGAAGTGAGCCAATCTCCTGAAGACTCTTTCCCGAGGGAACCTCCAGTTGCCGGGGGAATGAAGATGTTGCGCAGGGCAGCAGCCAGAAGATCCAGGCCAGGTAAGCCAGTCCCATGACAACCACAAGGCCTGCCAAGGCCAGGTTGCGCATGCATGAAGGAATTCTTGGGCAAGAAAACTTTCGGATCATGAAAGCTCCTGTGCTCCTGGCTTACCTTGCCACAAAGGCCTGAGCCTTTGGATAATGTAGGGCAGCCCCAAAGAGACCCACAGCCCCAGCAGGCAGTATTGAACAAAGATAAAAGAGGGAATCTGGGGCAGGCATCTTCCTATACCCTGACTCAGCGCAGCTCCTCCAGCCCAACCCAAGAGCAGCTTCATGACCTGCCAGGACCATGGTCCTTTGGCCGAAAAATCCACCCAGCGGCTCTCCAGAAGATAACCCAAGCAAAAGCCCGAAATGCTGCCAGCCACCATAGCCTGCAAGGGATGAGTCTGACCCAGCACGCCGGCCACGGGCAAGACCACCCCTAACCAGGGCAAAACCGTGCCTTCCCATCCTTTGGGGACCCTGGATATTCTCCTGTCCAGGGCCACAAGCCCTATCAAAATAAAGCCCCCCAAGAGCCAGCCTCCCAGGATGTCAAGGGGAAAATGAAGCCCCATGTAAATTCTGGAGAGGGAAATGGCCAAGACTACCGTGGCCAGCAACACCGGTCTTTTTCTCCATGGAGCTCTTCTGCCCAGCCATCCCCAAAAGACCATGGCATTCTGGGCGTGGCCACTGGGAAAGGAGTAGCCTCCTCCAGAAGAGGCCCAAAGAACCCTGACCCGGGAAGGATCTGGCCTGGGGATCTGAAACAACTCCTTGACAAGGCTGTTGAAATAAACAGAGAAAAGAAAAACCAAAGCCAGCCTAACGCCTTGCTTCTTGTCCACACACCAATAAAAAAAGGGCACAAACAACAAAAAGAAGGCCTCGGTGCCCAAAAAAGTCGCTGTCATGGCCATCCAGTCCAGCAGGTCATTCTGAAAGGACTGACACCAAAGGATCACTTGATATCCCCAGGCATGATCACTCATGGAAGACTTCCCGCCTCGTACAAGGGCTCTCAGGCAAAACAAACTAAGACTACTTTGAAAATTCTCTATTGAAAAGGGCCCTGGCTTACCATGGCAGCATCTTGAAAACCGGCTCTGGGCCTGCTTGGCAAAAAATTCTGTTTGGGATATGATCCCCATTGTCCGCCTATGTTCGGAAAACTGGGGTAGTAATTGGGATCCCGTGAGAGAAATGAAGAGGCCTGAATGGCTGGGAGGACATGGGGCCTTGGGAAGGATGGTCCCGAATCACTGAGGGAATTTGGCCACAGGAGGTGATCATTGCCCGGATAAATGAGACGTGTTGCATGAGATGCTTGGAAGGGACCCTAGCGCACAAAGGAAGATGAGACCATGGAGACTGTTCTTTATGTAATAGGTGCAACGTGGATAGTCATGGGGACCTTCGTGGTGCTTTACACCGAGAGGGCCAGGAAATGGTGGGTGGCCATCACGGATCCCATTCCTTTCAAGGCATTGGCCTTTTGCCCCATACTGGTGGGGGTGCTTCTCATGATAGCTGCTCCCACAACCCATACTTTCTGGTTGGTGGAGGCAGTGGGGGCCCTTGCGGTGATAAAGGGACTGCTCCTGTTGCTTATTCCCAAAGAGGAACACCGAAGGTGGCTCATGAGCTGGTGGCGGGAGAGGAGTTCGGATGTAACCTGGCGCTTTTGGGG
Proteins encoded in this region:
- a CDS encoding Nif3-like dinuclear metal center hexameric protein; translated protein: MSCLVRDVMMWLEECFPAQSAEPWDLVGLQVGDPSASVKGVLVALDPTYEALEEAARLGASLVVTHHPVWLGSLKAIRWDEPEGRIICSAIKKGIQILCVHTNLDKAWGGPNDLLAQALGLQDIQPLGGGIGRIGVLPREMEVLELCGTLATRHPQIRIAGAVDLKVRTVAVCCGSGASLLVEARHCGAQVLVTGDVKYHDARRAEALGIALVDASHYGTEKALVPWLAQRLREASSKHNWGISVWCSQGQQDPFWEPLLSKGGEGIFSGEVCFGGTNQETGGDPTSGSSPGRDPQAEESASPRDGKADGPAKGRKGSS
- a CDS encoding C4-type zinc ribbon domain-containing protein, whose product is MAQLKAERDRLEEARAGLEALKSRRRSLERDLEAGGERVRKTQARLFEVKTNKEYQALLKEIEMAKEANSVLEEQILILMEQMDEGAKKLKELEKQVASAESSILSRQKEIEARIASLDSEEASAQKARQRVAAGIDPNCMVIYERIARSHGGVGVARVDGGTCQGCFVSIPPQLYNEILKGGSLIQCPFCQRFLYHQGMGDEVQEAEGGP
- a CDS encoding ribonuclease HI family protein, producing MDPEWVEVFVDGASRGNPGPAGMGVVFREQGGQQMLVLRKYLGETTNNVAEYRALLAALEEAARRGLRRLRIHTDSQLMERQLKGVYRVRQPHLKNLHEQALRDLSSLEQYEIVHVPRELNKEADEMANRAIEEHFRR
- the mltG gene encoding endolytic transglycosylase MltG — translated: MIRKFSCPRIPSCMRNLALAGLVVVMGLAYLAWIFWLLPCATSSFPRQLEVPSGKSLQEIGSLLEREGVVTNAWAFVALAVLRGEAQRIRAGIYRLEAPTCALDLLDRLVNGRVELYRVTIPEGWNLAQVAEKLAAMGLVNPGTFLGRARDPAWASELLGFEVTSLEGFLFPDTYFFPPGTTEQNILHTMVKRFQKAFAPEFNSRLLDLGWNILEAVTLASLIEKETSAPDERPLVSGVFHKRLRMGMKLESDPSVIYGLDNYNGSLRKSDLLVPHPYNTYVFRGLPPGPICNPGQESIRAALFPANTDYLFFVSKKDGTHHFSRTIGEHVRAVARYQKIRP
- a CDS encoding phosphatase PAP2 family protein, with the translated sequence MSDHAWGYQVILWCQSFQNDLLDWMAMTATFLGTEAFFLLFVPFFYWCVDKKQGVRLALVFLFSVYFNSLVKELFQIPRPDPSRVRVLWASSGGGYSFPSGHAQNAMVFWGWLGRRAPWRKRPVLLATVVLAISLSRIYMGLHFPLDILGGWLLGGFILIGLVALDRRISRVPKGWEGTVLPWLGVVLPVAGVLGQTHPLQAMVAGSISGFCLGYLLESRWVDFSAKGPWSWQVMKLLLGWAGGAALSQGIGRCLPQIPSFIFVQYCLLGLWVSLGLPYIIQRLRPLWQGKPGAQELS